DNA from Candidatus Eremiobacteraceae bacterium:
AGCGGTCGAGCTTTAGCTCGACCGCCGCGGCCTTTCCAGTTACGCGCGGGGACGTGAAGCGGTGCACGATGAGACACGCGCGGACACCGACTCGCCTCGAAACCGTTGACTATCGCCAGGACCGGACGTATGCGGTGACCTTCTGCGTCGCGCGCCGAAGGCCGGTGTTTGCAAACCCGCTTTTCGCGTCGGTTGCCGTCGAATGTTTACGGCACTTCAGGCAGTCGGAATTATACTATCTGTACGCCTATGCGGTCATGTTCGATCACGTCCATATGGTGTTGCGCGTCATCAAACCGCGCGTTCACCTTTCGAAGGTGATCGCCGTCGTCCGATCATGCATCACCTCGAAGGTTCGGCGGTCGATCGCTCATTTCGCCTGGCAGCGCGGATATTACGAGCGCATCGTGCGGAACGCCGACGAGTGCCGAGAGACGGTCGAGTACGTTCTTGCGAATCCGAGGCGGGCAAATCTCGTCAAGGATCGAGAGCAGTACGCGTTCTCTGGAATCCTTGATCGGTGGCGTTAGCTCACGAAAGGCCGCGGCGGTCGAGCTAAAGCTCGACCGCTACACGATCTTAGACGATCGGATGTGGGAAGGCCGCGGCGGTCGAGCTAAAGCTCGACCGCTACATGTTTCTGCGCACAAAGACCGCGGCGGTCGAGATAAATCTCGACCGCTCCCCTCTTAGGTGGAGCGGTCGATCGTCGGGATGGTTCGCGTGCGATGGAACGGTCTATGTGCAGCCGTTTGCCGTCGTCAGGAGCACTTCGGCGTCATCCGGCGTCAGATGGAGCGGGCTCGTCACCACGTTCCCCCAAATGTCCGTATAAGACGTCTGAGGCAGCGTGACGGTGTAGCTCTGCGTCGAACTAGCGTTGACCACGATGAACGACGTCGTGAACTTGCGGTACGTCACGCCGGTATCGGTCGGATCCGGATAAGCATCACCGCATGGACCGCCGACCTTCGATCGGTATTGCTTGACCCAGTACTCTTGGCCGTAGCCGGGCAAATGATCGACCCATAGGGCCGCCTGGTGGTATTTGCCGAGCATGTAGGTGCCAAGAGCCCAATCGAACTGCTGCTCCGTGAGCTTGCTCGTGTTCCACTTGTCGTCGACGATGTACGCCACGCCTTGGCTCTGTGCGTACTTCATCCACTGGAGGATCAGAGCGACCTTCTGCCACGTCGCATAGCTGTTGCCGTAGTCCGTGAAGCTGCTCTCGTCGTCGACGATGTCGACGCTCTTCATCAGCGCCACTTCATCCGGGTCGTTGAAAGGCCGGCTTTCGGGCACCGTGTTCACGGCGACCAAGATCGGCTTGGACAACCCATGCAAGTACTTATACGCGTAGGCGTGCCAGGCGATGACGGCGCTCGTCCACGCCGGATCGACCTTCTGCCCGCTGAAACGCGGCGTCCAAACGCCGTTGACGAACACGCCGCAGCCGTACGTCGAGTTGTCGAGGCCGACGAGATCCTCGGCGAGCGCGTCGTAGTTCGCCTCTAAGGTGGGCGAGTACGTCGCCATCTGCCAGTGCACGACCGCCGGATTGGAGATGTCGAGCGGCACGTTCTTCAGCCCGTCAAGGTTGGCGAGCCTCTTCTTATCGCACTGGTACAAGACCCAGCTCGGGTGATTCGCGAGCCACCATGACAGATTGTGCTTGAGAGTAAAGTCGCCATCGAAGGGCGCGTACCACGACGTGATGATCGATGAATTGCCGGACTTCCAGGCTCCGGGTTTCCCCGTCCCCCAGACGAAATCGTAGCGATACGCGTCTTGCTGTGCTTTTTGATAGCTGATGTTGTAGTCGAAGACTTGGAACGGGTGGATGCCCGACCACGTATCGGTCATCAGTCGACCGCTCGGAGGTGTCGACCCCTGCGCCATCATGCTGTTGTTGTCGAATTGGGCAGGCGGCGCCGTTTGCGGTGTCACCATCGAAATGTGACCGCACGCCGATGCTGCGCACGCAACAAGAACTGTTGTGAGTACTCGAAGACTCAAACGGAACAAGACACACTGACCTTTCACGCGAGAACGATCTACGTGTGACGCCGGCCCTCCGTGACCGACCCCGCACTTTGGGTCATATCGGTCGCGTCCTCTCGGGTCTTAAGACCTAGCAAGCAGTCGCTGGATAGCGGACCGGGGGCTGAAGTCCTCACTGGCGGCGCCGAAATCACAAAATTCGACTGATGTTCATCACGCGGACGCATCTCGTCCCGACTCGCGCGCCAATCGTGAGGCCAAAGTCCCTGACCTAGAGCGATGGTACGAAATTTTGTTTCTCGGTGCTGCGCCGAGATCAGTCGGTCGGCTGTTTAAACGTTTGTTCGAACAATGCGTTCACCCAGCCGAATCGTTCGCGCGTGAACCGCTTCGGGTCGTTGACGTCGAACGATTCGTGGAGCGCGCCGTCGCCGGCATCCGAGCGTGAAAGTTCGTGCATGATGCGCGCACGATCGGAAGCGAACGGACTCGTCTTGTATTCGACGACGAGGCTCATCGGCCAGACGAAGCCGCCCGGCGTATGCGACGAGCCGACGCCGGATGCGAAACGGCCGCGATAGTAGTACGGATCCGCCGGACTGAGAACGTAGCGCCGCGTGTTCGCGTACGCTTGGCGGTCGTACGGGTAGCCGAGCAGCGGCATCGACAGCAAGCTCGGCATGTTCGCGTCGTCCATGAATTTCGCGCGTCCGAGCCCGTCGATCTCGTACGCATAGATAGTGCCGTAGCGCGTCTTGAAGCGCGCGTGTTTGGCAAGCGCCGCCTCGATGCGGTCGGCCATCTGATTCGCTTTTTCGGCGTTGCCTTTGTCGCCGTAACGATGCGAGAGCATCTCCGCCATCGTGTGAAGCGTGACGGCTGCGAACATGTTCTCGGGGACATTGTAGTTGAATCTCTGCGGATCGTCGCTCGGCCGGTACGCGCTCCAGATCAGACCGATGTTCCCGGCGACCGGATGCTCGTTGCGATGATAGGAAGATAGGCGCGCGTGATCTTCTTCTGCCGCGAGGGTTCGCAAGATGACGAGGAGCGCTCCGTGCATCTTCGCATCGTAGACGCTCGTATCGCCCGTCACGTCGACGTAGCGATCGACGAGCCGCACCGGATAGGCGAGCGAATCGAGCTCGAACTTCTCTTCCGCGACGCTGTAGTCGCGATGGAACGCGTTCGCGTGCGGGTCGAGCGCGATCATCCGCTCTTGGCGTGCGATAACGCCTCGGATGAGCTGGCGGTCCTTGAGATACGACATCGCTTGGGCGCTCGAGTCGCGCAGCCACATCGCGTCGATGTCGCCGGTGCTGACGTACGTCGTGTGGTCGGGCGTCTGCGAAAAACACGCCGCGTTGATATCGGCGGCGTGCTCGTAGATCGAGACGATCTCGTGCGTGTTCGCCGCGCTCGTCGCGAGCACGGCGCCGAGCATGACCCCGATGATGTGCGTCAACCTTCCAGCTCCAAGGCGGCGGTGGCCCCTCTATCCGTATCGGCCGATCGGCTCAATCCGGCCACCGTTCGACGAGCGATGCGGGTTCGATGACGCCGACGTGGGCGATCGCCGAACCAGGGTAAGCGAGCACGCCGTCCTCGATGCCGATGATCCACGTGTCCGGTCCGACGCTGATCTCGCCGTCGGCGACTGGTCGACCCCACATGTCGGAGAGCGTGGCGACGACGCCGCCTTCCTTCATATAGGCGCCGGCCTCGACTTTGAAGTCGAGGATGCCGGCCGAAGGCGGGTACGGGCCATCTTCGCGACGACGCACCCGAGCATCGGGTGGACGCGGCAACGCGGGCATCGGTTCAGGATCGCCGCCGAGCATCCCAGCCCAGCGCATCATGTTGCGCAAGCCGACGACGCAAGCGGCGACGACTGGCCGGTCGACTGCCGAATGCATCCCGAGCTCGACCGTAAAGGCGGGGATACGGAGTTCCTGGAGCGCCGCTCCGGTCGTCGACTTGTGGAGCTCGCGCGCGATATACGTCTTGGACGGGAATTCGACGACCGCCGGAAAGCCGAACGCACCGACCATCGTGTCGAGCGTTGTGGAAAGCGCCTCCATTTTGGGGCGCTCCGCTTCATCCTTATACAACACGCGGTCGCGGATCGAGAACCCTACCGATTGGATCGACGCGCAGTGGAGGTCGACGTAGTAGTCCGCCGACTCGCGCAGCGATTCGAGCAGGCGGGCTGCAAGGCGCTCGAAGACGCTCGGCTCGCGCGGTTCCTCATCGCCTCGTTTGCGGCCGGGGAACGTGCGGTTCGGGTCGCGGTCATCCCAATACGGGTGGCGGCGGTTCGTCCGCAAGCCCGCGGGATTGAGACTCGGAATCGCGACGATCGTGCCGGTCATGGCCTTGCACAGATCCGCCGTCAGAAGGCGATGAAGGGCGTTGATGCCGGCGAGTTCGTTGCCATGGATGTTCGCCGTGAGCCAGAGCGTCGGACCGTCGCGCTTGCCCTGCGCGATGACGACCGCGAGCCGGTCGTTGCCGCCGGTCGGCAGCGCGACGCCTTCAAAGGTTCCGAAGGAGAGCTCGCCTGGCGACGCGACGCAGTCGCCGATCTTTATCTCGGTGCGCACAGCGTCACGACGGTTCGGGTCGGCGCGCCGGAGATTCCTTGCTCGGTCTTGTGACGCGTTTAGGCGCCGAGCCAGCGCACCTGCGCGACTTGCTCGTCGTCGATCTCAATCGAGAGCACGCCCGAGGGAAAACGCATCTTCGTCGGACCGTCGGCGTTGAGCCGGACGTAGAGCATCGATCGCTCGACGCGCTCGCCCTGGCGCGAGGTCTCGCGCAAGACGAGCGTGTTGGCGTCCTGTACGCCTATGTAATCGTAGACGACGCTCTCGATGAACGGCACGCCGCTGCGCGCCCCCGAGCTGTCGAACGCGTCCGAACGCGCCGACTCGCGCTCTTGCTGTACCCGGACGTCGATGTGGACCTCGGCGAAGATCCGGTCGCCGATCGTCGCGCGATGCATGCCCGTCTTGGGAAATGCGAGCGTCGGCTCCCATTTGGTCGCCCCACGCCCGAACCCCGACTCTTGGGCGCCTGCTTCGGTTGTCCAGCGTCTCGATCTGGGCACGCGTCCACTCCCCCACAGCGGTCAGGTTACGAAACTAGCCGAGCTTCGCTCGGCCTACTACATTACTTATCGGCTGGTCAGGGCCGGCCTTCCAGGCGCTCGACGACCCGCGCGTAGCAGTATTTCTCGTAAAATTCGATGGGACCGACCGCAGGAATGAGCGCCCGGGCATAGCCCATCGCCTTGAGCGACCCGAGCGCGCGCCGGGCCAAGACGACGCCGAGGTGCTGTCCGCGCATCTTGCGGTCGACGCCCATCGGTCCGAAGATGCCGACGTCCTCGCGATCCCACCATTTGTCGAGCCACCAGAAGCGAAAGCTCCGCTGGGCGTAGGCCGCGAAGCCGACCGGACCAAGCGCGGCTCGCGCGAACCAGTTCCAGCCCGCCGCAGATTCCTCGTGCCACTTGCCGTGGAACGTCCGCCGGATCCAATCGATATCGTCCGGACCGGCGCCCTCGCGGCCGACGAGGCTCACGCCTGCGGCCGCCAGCACCGTCGACTCGTCCGGCGTCTCGAACGATTCCGCCGAAAGGTCGACGATCATGTTGACGATCATCGCCGCGTCGGTTCGGCTCGCGCCGCGCTGGGCCCGCTTTGCCCGATTGTGCCGAGAATTACGGGCGTGGCGACGTCGCGCCCAGGGCCTAGGGCGCTTCGACTTCAATGGACGAGGGATGCTGACGATACTGATCGCCGCTGCGCTCGCGTCCGTCGCGCCGCCGACCGCTGCAGATGTCGCAGCTCTCGCACGCCTCGTGCGCTCGATCGACGCGGAGTATCCGATGAGGACGGCGACGCTCGGGGTTTCGGTCGTCGATGCGGCGAGCGGGAAGACGCTCTTCGCACAGGACGCCGATAAAGAATTCGCGCCGGCGTCGAACTTCAAGCTCGTCGACGCCGCGAGCGCACTCGCATATCTCGGACCCGATTTCCGCTACCAGACCGACCTGCTCGAGCGGGGGAAGGTCGAGAACGGTGTTCTTTCGGGTGACCTCATCTTGCGCGGCGGGGGCGATCCCGTGTTATCGCGCGCGGATCTCGAACGGGCAGCCAAAGCCGTCGTCGCCGCGGGCATCACGCGCATCACCGGAACGGTCTTACCAGATGACCGCGTGTTCGACCGCCAGCGCTACGGCAGCGACTGGGCCTGGGATGACATGCAGTACTATTATCAGCCGCCAATCCAAGCGCTTGCGGTCGATGAAGGGCTGGCGTACGTGACCGTGACGCCGGGCGGTGCGGCCGGCGATGCGGTGATCGCGACGATCGAGCCGAACGGCGGCGTCATGACCGTGAGCTCGTATGCTAAGACGACGCCCAGCGGCGGTACGAACGACGTCGACTGCTTCCGCTCGCCGGGCAGCACGCGGATCGAGATCGTCGGTCACTTTCCGCTCGGCTCTGCGCCGTTCCGATTCGGCTGCGCGGTCGAGGACTCGTCCGCCTACGCGACGGGCACGCTCGTGCAGCTCCTGACAGACGAGGGAGTCGCTGTCGGCCGTTCAGCGGTGGGTCCGGAAGTGGAGGCGGGAATGCTCGATATCGAGGATCCGGCTTTCGTCGCTCCGCTCGACCTGCACGTACTATGGTCGCACGACTCGGCGCCGCTGCACGACATCATAGCGAAGATGATGCCGCCGAGCGACAACTTCATCGCGGAGCACCTTTTCAAGATGTTGCCCGTCGCGGCATTTCATCAGCGAGGCACGTTCGACGGCGGCGCAGCGGTCGAGCGCAAGTTCATCGGAAGCCTCGGTCTCGATCCGCGGACGCTCGATAACGGCGACGGCAGCGGCTTGTCGCAGGGCGATCGCGTGACACCGCACGACTTGACGACGATCCTCGAATGGGAGACGCGCAGCAGCACCGGCCACGACTTCATCGATGCGCTGGCGCTCGCCGGCATCAACGGCACCGTGCGCCACCATCTGCTCGGCTCGGATGCCGTCGGACGCGTGCGCGCGAAAGACGGTTACATCTGGCACGTGTCGACCTTCAGCGGCTATGCGCAGACGAAGCACCACGGGCTCGTCATCTTCAGCATCATGTTCAACGACGCGAACGGCTTGCTCAAGCCGTTCCAGCACGCCCAAGACAGGATGGTCGAGACGATCTTCGACTGGCCCTAGAGGCTCGGTACCGGCTCTCCCACCCGCAGAACCGTCGAGAGGACGTTGCCGTCGCCCAGCCTGACGAGCCGCGCTCCGGCGCGGGCGTCATCGCGTCCGAAGTCATTCGACCGCGGCTTGAACTGGAAGAACGTCGACGGAACGCTCGCGTAAAGCGTGCCCTCGCGATAATC
Protein-coding regions in this window:
- a CDS encoding glycoside hydrolase family 125 protein, translated to MTHIIGVMLGAVLATSAANTHEIVSIYEHAADINAACFSQTPDHTTYVSTGDIDAMWLRDSSAQAMSYLKDRQLIRGVIARQERMIALDPHANAFHRDYSVAEEKFELDSLAYPVRLVDRYVDVTGDTSVYDAKMHGALLVILRTLAAEEDHARLSSYHRNEHPVAGNIGLIWSAYRPSDDPQRFNYNVPENMFAAVTLHTMAEMLSHRYGDKGNAEKANQMADRIEAALAKHARFKTRYGTIYAYEIDGLGRAKFMDDANMPSLLSMPLLGYPYDRQAYANTRRYVLSPADPYYYRGRFASGVGSSHTPGGFVWPMSLVVEYKTSPFASDRARIMHELSRSDAGDGALHESFDVNDPKRFTRERFGWVNALFEQTFKQPTD
- the dacB gene encoding D-alanyl-D-alanine carboxypeptidase/D-alanyl-D-alanine-endopeptidase, translated to MLTIIAASVRLAPRWARFARLCRELRAWRRRAQGLGRFDFNGRGMLTILIAAALASVAPPTAADVAALARLVRSIDAEYPMRTATLGVSVVDAASGKTLFAQDADKEFAPASNFKLVDAASALAYLGPDFRYQTDLLERGKVENGVLSGDLILRGGGDPVLSRADLERAAKAVVAAGITRITGTVLPDDRVFDRQRYGSDWAWDDMQYYYQPPIQALAVDEGLAYVTVTPGGAAGDAVIATIEPNGGVMTVSSYAKTTPSGGTNDVDCFRSPGSTRIEIVGHFPLGSAPFRFGCAVEDSSAYATGTLVQLLTDEGVAVGRSAVGPEVEAGMLDIEDPAFVAPLDLHVLWSHDSAPLHDIIAKMMPPSDNFIAEHLFKMLPVAAFHQRGTFDGGAAVERKFIGSLGLDPRTLDNGDGSGLSQGDRVTPHDLTTILEWETRSSTGHDFIDALALAGINGTVRHHLLGSDAVGRVRAKDGYIWHVSTFSGYAQTKHHGLVIFSIMFNDANGLLKPFQHAQDRMVETIFDWP
- a CDS encoding GNAT family N-acetyltransferase: MIVNMIVDLSAESFETPDESTVLAAAGVSLVGREGAGPDDIDWIRRTFHGKWHEESAAGWNWFARAALGPVGFAAYAQRSFRFWWLDKWWDREDVGIFGPMGVDRKMRGQHLGVVLARRALGSLKAMGYARALIPAVGPIEFYEKYCYARVVERLEGRP
- a CDS encoding succinylglutamate desuccinylase/aspartoacylase family protein, producing MRTEIKIGDCVASPGELSFGTFEGVALPTGGNDRLAVVIAQGKRDGPTLWLTANIHGNELAGINALHRLLTADLCKAMTGTIVAIPSLNPAGLRTNRRHPYWDDRDPNRTFPGRKRGDEEPREPSVFERLAARLLESLRESADYYVDLHCASIQSVGFSIRDRVLYKDEAERPKMEALSTTLDTMVGAFGFPAVVEFPSKTYIARELHKSTTGAALQELRIPAFTVELGMHSAVDRPVVAACVVGLRNMMRWAGMLGGDPEPMPALPRPPDARVRRREDGPYPPSAGILDFKVEAGAYMKEGGVVATLSDMWGRPVADGEISVGPDTWIIGIEDGVLAYPGSAIAHVGVIEPASLVERWPD
- a CDS encoding transposase, yielding MRHARTPTRLETVDYRQDRTYAVTFCVARRRPVFANPLFASVAVECLRHFRQSELYYLYAYAVMFDHVHMVLRVIKPRVHLSKVIAVVRSCITSKVRRSIAHFAWQRGYYERIVRNADECRETVEYVLANPRRANLVKDREQYAFSGILDRWR